The DNA region GACCTCACGGCTGTATTTTCCAGCTACATGCGGAGCGTCACAGCCTCGCGGCCCTGGAGCTTGGCGCATGCGGTAGAGTGTTTCGACTGGGCGTCGCTGCCAGAAGGGGCCAAGGTTGTTGATGTAGGCGGTTCTCATGGCCAGCTTGCCGTGGAGATTGCTTCCAAGTTTCCTCACCTCAAGTTCATCGTTCAGGATCTGCCAGAGACGGTGGAAACTGCTCAAAGAGCCTTTGAGGCCGACACCGGCATCGAGCCAGGAGTCAAATCCCACATTCACTTCATGTCCTCCGACATCTTCAAGCCTCAAACAGTTTTGGACGCGCACGTCTATTTTCTCCGGATGATTATTCACGACTGGCCTGACAGAGACGCCCGCGTTATTCTGCAAAATCTCCGAGCTGCCCTGGAAGCCAACCCCAGGGCTCGCATCGTCATAATGGACACCGTTCTACCGCCTCCGGGCTCCACAGCTCTTCAGCACGAACAGCAATTGAGAGTTCGAGATCTTATGATGATGCAGGTCTTCAACGCCAGAGAGCGCGAGTTGGAGAACTGGAAAGCACTGCTCAACGATGTCGGGATGGAGATTGACCACCTGCGTCAACCTGACGACAGCGTCATGGGACTTTTGACCGTGCAACTCCAGAGTTCAGCTCCGGGCAGCCCGAGCGAGTTTGTGCAAATCAAGAAGCTGATCATGCCAGCCACAGATGACAGGCCCGTTCTCATCATGGGCGCTGGTATCAGTGGTCTATGTCTCGCCCAAGCACTGAAAAGGCACAAAATTCCCTTCCGGGTTTTTGAAAGAGATGCCGCGGTGGATTCCCGGCCTCAGGGATACCGCTTGAAGCTTCGGGAAGACGCTGCTGTTGCCCTGGCCGAGAGTTTGCCTGGAGAGGTCTATCAGACTTTTCAAACGTCTTGCGCCaaccttgccgtcggggaaACTGACTTCAACCCATTCACCGGTCTCGTTGTCAATAGTCGGTCCGGCGGTGGGTTGAGTGGGAAGCTTGGACTTCATCCCAGCTACTGCGTCGACAGAGCTGCCTTCCGTACCACTCTGATGTCGGGAATCGAAGACTGCATGCAGTTTAGCAAAGAGTTGACGTCATACAAGACTGATGAAGATCGAGGCGTCGTAAGTGCCATGTTCAAAGATGGCGGATCGGCGGAAGGCCGGTTCCTTGTGGGCGCGGATGGCTTGCATTCGGTTGTCCGTCGTAATCTTGTGCCCACCCACAAGATCAAGGATACCGGAGCTGCCTGTATCTACGGCAAAACCCCCATGTCCCCGGATGTCCTTGCAAAATTCCCGGAAAAGGGCATGAGATGGATGACCATCGTATCTGACCAGACGCCAATGCTACAATCCTGCATCATTGGAGACGCGCCGGTAACATTGCTTCTGGAACCGATTCGGTTCAGCGAAGTCAGTCGTTCCCAGCACCAGCTGCCCGCAGACTACATCTACTGGGCTCTGATCGGACCCGAGGCACGCTTCCGTCCGGATGGAGAGGCGTCTACGTCTAAGGTTAGCAGCTCAGCGTCCGCTCAAGCTGCCACGGAAGCAGCCCGTCTAAGTCTTTCCATCACGCAGGAATGGCATCCCTCCATCCGTTCTGTGCTGGAGCAACAGGACACAAGCCAGGCGACCCTGATTCGTGTAGTGTCTTCTGTGCCCGATGTACCTTCATGGCCACCGTCTGCGATGGCGACGTTACTCGGAGATGCCATACACCCCATGAGCCCATGTGGTGGAGTTGGAGCTCAGACTGCGATCTGCGACGCATGCAGTCTTGCAAAGACAATTGCCGCAGCTCAAGGATCCCCTACAGCTGAAGAAATCGGGATTTTTGAGGAGGCCATGAGGGCACGTGCTCGCCGAAGCATTCTGCAGAGTGAGATGGGTTCAAAGAAAATGTTTGGGCTGCGCTCATTGGAAGACTGCGGGGCATGGACTGGATTCTAGGGTTTCAGAAACAAAACTTACAGCCTTGGTGATGTTCTTCCGAAGTGTTTACAGTATGGCTTCCGGTTCATCCGCTCCTCGTGGTCATTCAGGGAGATCAATCATGCCGCTTCCCCTGTTGGACAAACCATTGTCGTTTGCAGTGACTTACCTTCCAGGAACAAGGACTGGACAGGGTATAGTAAGTCTGCTATACATAGTAGTATGATGGGTAAGTTTAGTACCCATGTCAGATAGTTCTTGGCTCATGACCACAGCTGGCGTAGAATTATAACCTAATTGGCGAGCCCACTTACCTGAGTGTGAGGGGTACTGCTATATAATGCTCAAACCGGCTTGATTACACGCCGGAAGATACCCAATCGGGGTATAATAACCCTTTTTGCCCGCAACCATCCATAGTAACACCAAAGGCTCGAAACCTTAGAACACTACAGGGATTCTTTCAAATACGAGTTCCTAACCGGCAATCTTTGTCTCGGTGATCGCTGAGGCATATGCCGCTTATGCTTTTACAAACTTTGGTCTTGAATAAGCTTCCTTGGCACGATGTCGCATCCAAAGGTTCCTCCACCCATGATAAACTTCACACGTCCAGGAACGGATAATCATCGGTTAGCCCACATCAAAGCTTGTTCCAAAGTCCGGTCAAGAGGAAGAATTCGTGACGACCTCCGTCCTCAAACCGGGGTTCACCGATGGGTGTTCATAGTCAACACCTTGACCAACTCGATTCACAGGGTACTTCCTCGGGAAGCCGATGTTTGGGAAGCAAGAGACATGTCTGACTTCTTGTGTGATGGATGAGCATCTCACTGTATGTTCTTGGTTGTTGGTTAAAAGATGAACAACCGCTTTGGAGTCCCCAAGGGTAAACAACACACCTTCCAAGCCAGCATCAGACAGATCAGCCTCCGCGCCCGTTGTCACACTTATCTCGTTTGATTCCTTCTATTCAGTAACCACCATGCCTAGCCGTGCCACAGATGAGCTCACTGAGCTTGTCGCGACCCTTtcatcggcttcggcggACCTGAATGAATTCCTGTCTAAACGTGGTCTGCCAAAGCACTCTACCGAAGACCCTATGCCCAGCATCGACCCCATCCATGAGAACCTGCCCTACTTCCAGGCGAAAAGCTCGATCATTGACGCTGCCGAACGCATTGTTCGTCTGGCGCGCGGTCCTCGAGATGCTCTCATCACCCTCAGTTTTGAACACTGCGCCACGGCTTCCCTTCAAGTTGCCCTCAAGTACAAGTTGGCCCACCACATCCCACTTGAAGGGACCACAACGTACGCAGCCGTCGCCGAAGCAGTCGGCAAGCCTGAAGTTACCCCCGCCCTGGTTGAACGCATTCTTCAGCACACTTCGTCATATGGCTTGTTCGAGGTCCAGCCAGCCGTCACACACAACGCCATGTCTGCGTTACTCGTGACCGACCCCGAACTGGAAGCGTGGATGGACCTGAGTGCCACCATTGCCTACCCAGCCGGCGCCTCCGTGCCAAGGGCTCTTGAACGCTACGGTTACAGCATGGAGTCCAACGAGTCTGCGTATGGGGTCTCCATCGGCAGGAAGGTTTCGCAGTTCCAACGCTTCCGCGAAGATGATGGCCGGCAGCTGCACGAAATGTTTGCTCGCGCCATGCGAGGCATCGCAGTCGGGGGTGCCTACGACTTGCGTCACGCTGTCGACGGGGGCTACCCTTGGAACTTGCTGGAGCAGAACCACATCCGGCtcgttgtcgacgtcggcggtggcCCGGGCCACGTTTCTATAGCGCTGGCAAAGAAGTATCCAAAGCTTCAGTTTGAGGTGCAGGACCTCCCCGAGACGGTTGAAGTTGGTGCCAGGTCCTGCCCCGAAGATCTGAAGAGCCGTGTCAGCTATCGTGCCCACGATTTCATGAAGCCTCAGCCGGAGCACAATGTCGGTGCCGGGGAGGGCATTGCGTATTTCTGCCGCTTCATCCTGCACGATTGGAGTGACAAGTATGCTCAAACCATTTTGCAGAACCTGGCGTCATCATTGAGACGCGAGGAtcgcatcatcatcaacgaTGTCGTGGTCCCGGAACCAGGGCAAGAGAGccgcgagagagagcgaCGAATGCAGTAGGTCTTATCGCGCACCCCCTAACAGAGACCAATGGTTAACAACAAACTTAGTGACCGTGAtctgttgatgttgatgaaCCTCAATGGGCGTGAGCGGACAATAACTGCGTTTACGAATCTTTGCAGTGCAGTGACGCCCAGGCTTCAAGTTAATAAAGTGCACCGTCCTGAACTGGGAGAACTTTCACTTATTGACATCTCATTGGCATAAAGAGAATTGAATCTGGAAAGGCTCAACAGGTATCGCTGTACTCCTAGAGTCTTCTGCAGCAACAGATAGACTGCTACTTGGAGGTTTTGTCCGTAGCTCTTATGACGGCGGGTTTGGGGATTTTGACGGAGAATGGACCTCAAATGATGAAAATGGTTAGCCCAGCAGAAAAGGGACAAAAATATGATAGTGCACAACGAGGAAGGAGAAATCAATACATTCAAACTAAGCAAGGTTAGATAAGCGTTGTGGTGTTCGCTGCTTCAACTCCTCCTGGTGACCCCGAAAGCCTCGGTATCTCTATGCTGGTATCCTAGGAATGCTATGCCTGAAAGCGGGCTTGATACCAACATGAGACTTGACATCCAGTCTACACGTCTGGTTTTTCACCTCGATGCAACCAACGTACCGCAAAAGTTCCACAAAGTCTTCTGAAAATACTAAATCACTCAACCCCCGCACCCCCTCGGTGAGTTTGAAACCAGATCGGAGAAACAGCATTCAATCATGTGTGCTTGATACTCTTCGCCTTGAAAGTGATCCTTTCAAGTTCCGCCTGAAGTGCCTGGTGATGTTGGTCGATAATGTTAGACATGTGTCCCTTGGTGGCGTGCGTAGCCGCCGAAGGGTGCCAGTCGCGCAACCTCTTGATCAGAGGGTCGACGTGTTCCCAGAGGTGCGTCAGCACCAGGTGTGCGGCAACGACTCGCTGCGAGTCACTATCCAGACAGTAGCTCCCTACGAACGAGGCGGTGATCGCTATGCGTCCGAACAGCGGGCAGTGGGATTGATCTTCTTCGGACGAACCGTCGTCGCCTAGAACAGCCGCATACCAGCCGAGGGCCTTGTACACGGCCACGTAGGCCAGGACAAGCACCTCTTGCCTCATGAAGCAGCGACAGTCGAGGAGTTTGTTGAGCTTATGGAGGATCTCCCGGTTGTGCCGCAGCACGGTTCCCATCTCACGGGgcgtgtcgtcgtcgagcggGTGCTCCGGGTGCGCCGTGCAAGCCGGGTCTCTTACGGCAGTGAGGCATCCTTGCGCCAGGGCGTGGAAGTCGGAGACGATCTCAAGAACTTCCAGGGTGCAGTCGTGAATCCTGGCGCGGCGAGAGATTCCGTCGTCCGAGTATGTGCTTGAGCCGCTGCGCGCGGAGCCCACCGCATTGTAAGCCATGGGCAGTACGTCCTTGGACTGCTGCAGTCCATGATTCAGAGGTTTTTCAAACAAGGAGGCTCCGTCGTACTTCTCCGTTATGGGAGTGGGTATCATCGCAGTTGACTGCAATGTTGGGCCCGTAGCCAGGTCGGTTAGATTCGACGCAACTCCAAAGTCTATGGCTACGTCGAAGCAATAGTCCACAAGGTTATCAGAGTCCGAGGATCCTTCAAACAGCCACATCTCATCTTGGAGGTCGATGCAATGTTCTGAAGACTTTTCTGATAACCGGCGCCCccgctgttgctgttggtgGTGATGCTGTTGCAGATGCTCCTGCTGTGAGACCTGTGAGATGTTTGAGACCGGAGAGGTGCTGGACGTGGCCATTGACGGCCCATCTCGGATGGCCAGTGGTGCTGTATCCTGAGTCTCGGAGGTGGAATGAGGCGAGGCAGGAACCCGAGAGCGCTCACCGGTTCGCATCGACATGCTGTATGCGCATTCCAGGCCCTTTGCTTCGCACCGCTGGCATTTAGGATTCTGTTTGCCGCAGCGAATCTTTTGGGAGCTGCAAGCGTTACAGGACTTGCGGACTTTGCGTCTTTTGCGATTATAGCCCATGCATTCTGTTGGAGTTTGTGTCGACATTGTCTGTCAGGACAGGTTTAGTACGGAGGTCTGATATGAGTAGGTTGGACTTCATACTAA from Colletotrichum higginsianum IMI 349063 chromosome 4, whole genome shotgun sequence includes:
- a CDS encoding O-methyltransferase yields the protein MEFYQKLRTSLDSIASSGSELLRQSENGSNGASPYEDKSEAIHHPRKRLMESAMKLLHLVTMPEEYLDHLANGYQELTCVRWLVDLSVLQHLPQEGSIAYPVLAAKADVPEKHLKGVARMAVLNGFLEEPTSGHVAHSRPSALLVRDENFMSWARWMMDYSMPVAYKFAEATRWWGDTDAKNQTAFNVAENTTDPFFDHIRKNPDLTAVFSSYMRSVTASRPWSLAHAVECFDWASLPEGAKVVDVGGSHGQLAVEIASKFPHLKFIVQDLPETVETAQRAFEADTGIEPGVKSHIHFMSSDIFKPQTVLDAHVYFLRMIIHDWPDRDARVILQNLRAALEANPRARIVIMDTVLPPPGSTALQHEQQLRVRDLMMMQVFNARERELENWKALLNDVGMEIDHLRQPDDSVMGLLTVQLQSSAPGSPSEFVQIKKLIMPATDDRPVLIMGAGISGLCLAQALKRHKIPFRVFERDAAVDSRPQGYRLKLREDAAVALAESLPGEVYQTFQTSCANLAVGETDFNPFTGLVVNSRSGGGLSGKLGLHPSYCVDRAAFRTTLMSGIEDCMQFSKELTSYKTDEDRGVVSAMFKDGGSAEGRFLVGADGLHSVVRRNLVPTHKIKDTGAACIYGKTPMSPDVLAKFPEKGMRWMTIVSDQTPMLQSCIIGDAPVTLLLEPIRFSEVSRSQHQLPADYIYWALIGPEARFRPDGEASTSKVSSSASAQAATEAARLSLSITQEWHPSIRSVLEQQDTSQATLIRVVSSVPDVPSWPPSAMATLLGDAIHPMSPCGGVGAQTAICDACSLAKTIAAAQGSPTAEEIGIFEEAMRARARRSILQSEMGSKKMFGLRSLEDCGAWTGF
- a CDS encoding O-methyltransferase — translated: MPSRATDELTELVATLSSASADLNEFLSKRGLPKHSTEDPMPSIDPIHENLPYFQAKSSIIDAAERIVRLARGPRDALITLSFEHCATASLQVALKYKLAHHIPLEGTTTYAAVAEAVGKPEVTPALVERILQHTSSYGLFEVQPAVTHNAMSALLVTDPELEAWMDLSATIAYPAGASVPRALERYGYSMESNESAYGVSIGRKVSQFQRFREDDGRQLHEMFARAMRGIAVGGAYDLRHAVDGGYPWNLLEQNHIRLVVDVGGGPGHVSIALAKKYPKLQFEVQDLPETVEVGARSCPEDLKSRVSYRAHDFMKPQPEHNVGAGEGIAYFCRFILHDWSDKYAQTILQNLASSLRREDRIIINDVVVPEPGQESRERERRMQPMVNNKLSDRDLLMLMNLNGRERTITAFTNLCSAVTPRLQVNKVHRPELGELSLIDISLA
- a CDS encoding Zinc finger transcription factor, with protein sequence MSMRTGERSRVPASPHSTSETQDTAPLAIRDGPSMATSSTSPVSNISQVSQQEHLQQHHHQQQQRGRRLSEKSSEHCIDLQDEMWLFEGSSDSDNLVDYCFDVAIDFGVASNLTDLATGPTLQSTAMIPTPITEKYDGASLFEKPLNHGLQQSKDVLPMAYNAVGSARSGSSTYSDDGISRRARIHDCTLEVLEIVSDFHALAQGCLTAVRDPACTAHPEHPLDDDTPREMGTVLRHNREILHKLNKLLDCRCFMRQEVLVLAYVAVYKALGWYAAVLGDDGSSEEDQSHCPLFGRIAITASFVGSYCLDSDSQRVVAAHLVLTHLWEHVDPLIKRLRDWHPSAATHATKGHMSNIIDQHHQALQAELERITFKAKSIKHT